The Monomorium pharaonis isolate MP-MQ-018 chromosome 5, ASM1337386v2, whole genome shotgun sequence genome includes a window with the following:
- the LOC105828133 gene encoding REST corepressor 2 — protein MVLAERNSENVRNGRRSRGPSPNAQTESSSEEEGVPAEKIRVGRDYQVVVPEFVPVNERRLDQCPDRALLVWSPTTDIPDQKLDEYIILAKEKYGYNGEQALGMLFWHKHNLERAVLDLANFTPFPDEWTVEDKVLFEQAFQFHGKSFHRIRQMLPDKSIASLVKYYYSWKKTRTRTSLMDRQARKLTSGCKEGENGSENGSELGSNTDSESEEKKWTIHRGIRRGKNQAVPGSQGTDAKAPSDSENAPQVQGSCSNCGIACHSVRATPKGHACHSCYLHWRRTGVARPLTSMPGRTNKRKPPRGLVVNHDDLAALAGQPNQANNSLQAIDTEIVSLKRQIQANKQQVSALKRKTADGIDHLRPPEVSSRINARWTNDELLLAVQGIRKYGKDFAAIAEVIGTKTEAHLRSFFVNYRRRYNLDAVLKEFEAENGPILIDDDKEEKMDVDQTNDTAESSQKGKTSTGPGQAAK, from the exons ATGGTCTTAGCGGAGAGAAACTCGGAAAATGTGCGGAACGGCCGTAGATCGCGAGGCCCCAGCCCCAACGCACAGACCGAATCATCCAGCGAGGAGGAAGGAG ttcCAGCAGAGAAAATAAGAGTTGGACGAGATTATCAGGTCGTTGTTCCAGAATTTGTTCCTGTTAATG AGCGTCGATTGGATCAGTGTCCCGATAGGGCATTATTAGTTTGGTCACCCACTACAGATATACCAGACCAAAAAC TGGACGAGTACATTATATTGGCTAAGGAGAAATATGGTTACAATGGAGAGCAAGCATTGGGAATGCTATTTTGGCACAAGCACAATTTGGAACGTGCGGTTCTCGATCTGGCAAATTTTACACCGTTTCCTGACGAGTGGACTGTCGAGGATAAAGTATTGTTTGAACAGGCGTTCCAATTTCATGGAAAGAGTTTTCATCGCATTCGACAAATG CTACCTGATAAATCTATTGCGAgccttgtaaaatattactacagCTGGAAGAAGACACGAACTAGAACATCGCTGATGGACAGACAAGCGCGTAAATTAACGAGCGGTTGCAAAGAGGGCGAAAACGGCAGTGAAAACGGGAGTGAGCTTGGTTCCAACACAGATAGCGAATCTGAAGAAAAA AAATGGACGATCCACCGCGGAATACGTCGTGGAAAGAACCAAGCTGTGCCAGGAAGCCAAGGCACTGACGCTAAGGCCCCATCCGACTCGGAAAACGCCCCTCAGGTTCAG GGCTCGTGTAGCAACTGTGGCATTGCATGCCATAGTGTCCGTGCGACGCCCAAGGGACACGCGTGTCATAGCTGCTATCTACATTGGAG GCGCACTGGTGTAGCAAGACCGTTAACTTCCATGCCAGGTcgtacaaataaaagaaaaccacCTCGAGGCTTGGTTGTGAATCATGATGATTTAGCAGCTTTAGCTGGTCAACCAAATCAGGCCAACAACAGTTTGCAAGCTATCGACACTGAAATCGTTAGCTTAAAGCGTCAA ATACAAGCTAATAAACAGCAAGTAAGCGCACTAAAACGAAAGACTGCTGACGGTATCGACCACCTACGACCGCCGGAAGTATCAAGCCGTATAAATGCTCGTTGGACAAATGACGAACTACTGTTAGCTGTTCAAGGCATTAGAAAGTACGGAAAAGATTTTGCTGCAATCGCTGAAGTTATTGGAACCAAAACAGAAGCTCATTTACGATCATTTTTCGTGAACTATCGACGAAGATATAATTTGGATGCAGTTTTGAAGGAATTTGAGGCTGAAAATGGTCCTATTCTTATCGATGAtgataaagaagaaaag ATGGATGTTGATCAAACAAATGATACTGCAGAGTCATCTCAGAAAGGGAAAACTTCCACTGGACCAGGACAAGCTGCTAAATAA
- the LOC105828132 gene encoding diphthine--ammonia ligase isoform X1: MKVVALISGGKDSCFSMMQCVAAGHEIVALANLHPAEKDELDSFMFQTVGHEGVMYIAEAIGLPIYRYETFGKANVQEKYYYPTEGDEVEDLFKLLSKVKEHQNIEAVSSGAVLSDYQRIRVENVCNRLGLISLSYLWRRDQDELLNEMIQNSVNAILIKVAALGLEIKHLGKSICEMQPHLVKIKEKYGVNICGEGGEYETFTLDCPLFSKSIVVDEYESVVNSRDDVAPVGYLTFTKIHLEEKDNGELEKLSLSERLKNVLIKSPQDYIAEIIGPELHDGCNLSEDENDEHACESNSLKASNSGQFHPPSPMEILYEEEDCPDAPVVNKNQIGWFWFGGIIGKHPDVVPAMEEALEKLSTLVQNENLCLSDIVAVTLYIKDMSNYKAINDVYVSWLGKKNPPVRVCVECPLNVHVMLDAIAYKESQESGDKWACKRHTMHVQSISHWAPANIGPYSQAVCVDDVILVAGQIPLVPGNMNLLDMNIKRQCRLTLRHIDRIVKAMDAKLRDIVQGICFLTHSSYIADARKEWERRTRNAIIDYIVVPNLPRGAQVEWCVWAHRDNNRFEYEETGKCVANFRIAIRRRWNYENNVSAIVCYMSTGSSNSTGNLTTEASLPTTELNANELSEAFDYLLCKLRKGSQSATPTCNLRIFYKVGSFPGPNFLHNVLSKFSMQNLVITVIPATHLHNFSTLLSIYGIRHE; encoded by the exons ATGAAGGTCGTTGCATTGATCAGTGGTGGTAAAGATTCCTGCTTCAGTATGATGCAGTGCGTAGCAGCTGGCCATGAGATTGTAGCTCTAGCTAATCTGCATCCTGCTGAAAAAg ATGAGCTGGATTCATTTATGTTCCAAACGGTAGGACATGAAGGAGTTATGTATATTGCTGAAGCTATAGGGTTGCCTATATATCGTTATGAAACATTTGGCAAGGCCAATgtgcaagaaaaatattattacccTACAGAAGGTGATGAAGTTGAAGATCTTTTTAAGCTTTTGAGTAAAGTGAAG gAACATCAAAATATAGAGGCTGTGTCAAGTGGTGCTGTTCTTAGTGATTATCAACGAATTCGTGTggaaaatgt gtgCAATCGTTTAGGTCTTATTTCCTTGTCATACTTATGGAGACGGGACCAAGATGAATTGTTAAATGAAATGATACAGAATTCTGTTAATGCAATATTGATCAAAGTTGCAGCTTTAGGCCTTGAAATCAAACATTTGGGCAAATCTATATGTGAAATGCAACCTCATCTTGTTAAGATA aaagaaaaatatggaGTAAACATATgtggagaaggaggagaataTGAAACTTTTACTTTAGATTGCCCCTTGTTTTCCAAAAGTATTGTAGT TGATGAGTATGAGAGTGTTGTAAATTCGAGGGACGACGTAGCGCCTGTAGGATACCTTACATTTACGAAGATCCATTTAGAAGAGAAGGAT AATGGAGAATTGGAGAAGTTAAGTCTATCCGAAAgactaaaaaatgttttgataaAATCGCCACAGGATTACATTGCTGAAATTATTGGTCCTGAGCTACACGACGGCTGTAATTTATCGGAAGACGAAAATGACGAGCACGCATGTGAAAGCAATAGCTTGAAAGCATCAAACTCAG GTCAGTTTCATCCTCCAAGTCCAATGGAGATTTTGTACGAAGAGGAAGATTGCCCAGATGCGCCagttgttaataaaaatcaaataggaTGGTTCTGGTTCGGAGGTATTATAGGAAAACATCCAGACGTTGTACCCGCCATGGAAGAGGCACTGGAAAAACTAAGCA CTCTAGTtcaaaacgaaaatttatgCCTATCCGACATAGTTGCGGTAACattgtatataaaagatatgtcAAATTACAAGGCTATAAATGACGTATACGTTTCCTGGTTGGGTAAGAAAAATCCACCGGTTCGTGTATGCGTAGAATGTCCTTTGAATGTACATGTCATGCTTGACGCGATAGCTTATAAGGAAAGTCAAGAGAGTGGCGATAAATGGGCCTGTAAGCGACACACAATGCATGTTCAAAGTATAAGCCATTGGGCTCCTGCCAATATCGGTCCTTATTCTCAAGCTGTTTGT GTAGATGATGTTATCTTAGTCGCTGGGCAGATACCTTTGGTGCCTGGTAATATGAATCTTCTAGATATGAACATTAAACGGCAGTGCCGTTTGACATTGAGGCACATCGACCGCATTGTTAAGGCCATGGATGCGAAACTTCGAGATATAGTACAAGGTATCTGTTTCCTGACTCATTCTAGTTACATAGCAGATGCGAGAAAGGAGTGGGAAAGGAGAACGAGAAATGCTATTATAGATTACATTGTTGTACCAAATTTGCCACGTGGTGCTCAAGTTGAATGGTGTGTTTGGGCTCATAGGGATAATAATCGATTTGAGT atGAGGAAACAGGAAAATGTGTGGCGAATTTTAGGATAGCCATCAGACGTAGgtggaattatgaaaataatgtttcgGCAATTGTGTGTTACATGTCTACTG GTTCATCTAATTCGACTGGTAATTTGACAACAGAAGCAAGTTTGCCAACTACAGAATTGAATGCAAATGAATTGTCAGAGGCTTTTGATTATCTATTATGTAAACTTAGAAAAGGCTCGCAAAGCGCAACTCCAACGTGTAACCTGCGAATATTTTACAAGGTCGGCAGTTTTCCGGGCCCAAACTTTCTTCACAATGTCCTTTCGAAATTTTCTATGCAGAATTTAGTGATTACTGTTATACCGGCAACTCACTTACACAATTTCAGTACTTTGTTATCTATATACGGTATTAGACACGAGTAA
- the LOC105828132 gene encoding diphthine--ammonia ligase isoform X2 produces the protein MFQTVGHEGVMYIAEAIGLPIYRYETFGKANVQEKYYYPTEGDEVEDLFKLLSKVKEHQNIEAVSSGAVLSDYQRIRVENVCNRLGLISLSYLWRRDQDELLNEMIQNSVNAILIKVAALGLEIKHLGKSICEMQPHLVKIKEKYGVNICGEGGEYETFTLDCPLFSKSIVVDEYESVVNSRDDVAPVGYLTFTKIHLEEKDNGELEKLSLSERLKNVLIKSPQDYIAEIIGPELHDGCNLSEDENDEHACESNSLKASNSGQFHPPSPMEILYEEEDCPDAPVVNKNQIGWFWFGGIIGKHPDVVPAMEEALEKLSTLVQNENLCLSDIVAVTLYIKDMSNYKAINDVYVSWLGKKNPPVRVCVECPLNVHVMLDAIAYKESQESGDKWACKRHTMHVQSISHWAPANIGPYSQAVCVDDVILVAGQIPLVPGNMNLLDMNIKRQCRLTLRHIDRIVKAMDAKLRDIVQGICFLTHSSYIADARKEWERRTRNAIIDYIVVPNLPRGAQVEWCVWAHRDNNRFEYEETGKCVANFRIAIRRRWNYENNVSAIVCYMSTGSSNSTGNLTTEASLPTTELNANELSEAFDYLLCKLRKGSQSATPTCNLRIFYKVGSFPGPNFLHNVLSKFSMQNLVITVIPATHLHNFSTLLSIYGIRHE, from the exons ATGTTCCAAACGGTAGGACATGAAGGAGTTATGTATATTGCTGAAGCTATAGGGTTGCCTATATATCGTTATGAAACATTTGGCAAGGCCAATgtgcaagaaaaatattattacccTACAGAAGGTGATGAAGTTGAAGATCTTTTTAAGCTTTTGAGTAAAGTGAAG gAACATCAAAATATAGAGGCTGTGTCAAGTGGTGCTGTTCTTAGTGATTATCAACGAATTCGTGTggaaaatgt gtgCAATCGTTTAGGTCTTATTTCCTTGTCATACTTATGGAGACGGGACCAAGATGAATTGTTAAATGAAATGATACAGAATTCTGTTAATGCAATATTGATCAAAGTTGCAGCTTTAGGCCTTGAAATCAAACATTTGGGCAAATCTATATGTGAAATGCAACCTCATCTTGTTAAGATA aaagaaaaatatggaGTAAACATATgtggagaaggaggagaataTGAAACTTTTACTTTAGATTGCCCCTTGTTTTCCAAAAGTATTGTAGT TGATGAGTATGAGAGTGTTGTAAATTCGAGGGACGACGTAGCGCCTGTAGGATACCTTACATTTACGAAGATCCATTTAGAAGAGAAGGAT AATGGAGAATTGGAGAAGTTAAGTCTATCCGAAAgactaaaaaatgttttgataaAATCGCCACAGGATTACATTGCTGAAATTATTGGTCCTGAGCTACACGACGGCTGTAATTTATCGGAAGACGAAAATGACGAGCACGCATGTGAAAGCAATAGCTTGAAAGCATCAAACTCAG GTCAGTTTCATCCTCCAAGTCCAATGGAGATTTTGTACGAAGAGGAAGATTGCCCAGATGCGCCagttgttaataaaaatcaaataggaTGGTTCTGGTTCGGAGGTATTATAGGAAAACATCCAGACGTTGTACCCGCCATGGAAGAGGCACTGGAAAAACTAAGCA CTCTAGTtcaaaacgaaaatttatgCCTATCCGACATAGTTGCGGTAACattgtatataaaagatatgtcAAATTACAAGGCTATAAATGACGTATACGTTTCCTGGTTGGGTAAGAAAAATCCACCGGTTCGTGTATGCGTAGAATGTCCTTTGAATGTACATGTCATGCTTGACGCGATAGCTTATAAGGAAAGTCAAGAGAGTGGCGATAAATGGGCCTGTAAGCGACACACAATGCATGTTCAAAGTATAAGCCATTGGGCTCCTGCCAATATCGGTCCTTATTCTCAAGCTGTTTGT GTAGATGATGTTATCTTAGTCGCTGGGCAGATACCTTTGGTGCCTGGTAATATGAATCTTCTAGATATGAACATTAAACGGCAGTGCCGTTTGACATTGAGGCACATCGACCGCATTGTTAAGGCCATGGATGCGAAACTTCGAGATATAGTACAAGGTATCTGTTTCCTGACTCATTCTAGTTACATAGCAGATGCGAGAAAGGAGTGGGAAAGGAGAACGAGAAATGCTATTATAGATTACATTGTTGTACCAAATTTGCCACGTGGTGCTCAAGTTGAATGGTGTGTTTGGGCTCATAGGGATAATAATCGATTTGAGT atGAGGAAACAGGAAAATGTGTGGCGAATTTTAGGATAGCCATCAGACGTAGgtggaattatgaaaataatgtttcgGCAATTGTGTGTTACATGTCTACTG GTTCATCTAATTCGACTGGTAATTTGACAACAGAAGCAAGTTTGCCAACTACAGAATTGAATGCAAATGAATTGTCAGAGGCTTTTGATTATCTATTATGTAAACTTAGAAAAGGCTCGCAAAGCGCAACTCCAACGTGTAACCTGCGAATATTTTACAAGGTCGGCAGTTTTCCGGGCCCAAACTTTCTTCACAATGTCCTTTCGAAATTTTCTATGCAGAATTTAGTGATTACTGTTATACCGGCAACTCACTTACACAATTTCAGTACTTTGTTATCTATATACGGTATTAGACACGAGTAA